TTGGGAGAGCCAGTCAGTAAGTCGCTTAGAGATTTTTTCGAATTTTTTCCGTAAGGTTGAATATCCGAAATCTTTGCGACAACTCGCTGAGCGAGCATCCGCACGCCGCGCGCGTACTCCGCCTTCATTTCGGCGAGCGCGCGATCGGCGGCCGCACCGTCATCGCGCCACTGTATTCCGTCGCCACCGCCTTCCGGGAACCATCCCGCCATTCTGACGACGCGCTTCATACCCTTGAACTCGACCGATATAGCGCGCTCGCCGCGATACAACGTTTCGCCCGTCTCGGGATGGATCCGAACATATGGCACTCGTTTTGTTGCCATGACCGTCTCCTTGCATAACCATTTTTAACCTTAAAGGTTACATTTTAAGTTATCAATCTCAAGTGTCGTCCTGAGAGGGCTCTATAGTGACCGGGAGTGATCAATTTCCCTCGTCGTCGCTGTCGACCTCCAGTTCAGCCAAGGGCGGTGCGACGTCGGCGGCAACGGTCTCTTCCGCGGCTGACACGGGTTCGCCCGACGCTTGATCCAAAAAAATGCGGCGACGTACCTCCGCGAGATCGAGTTGGGCCGTGTCGATATCCTGTAACAAGGCGCCGAGCCCAAGGAGGTCGAACCCGCGCCTCGCCATGTCAGGCCCCAGGATATGAAGTACGGCGCCCGTCATCGCGCGGCTCACGACATCTATACGCCGGGCGTCGGCGGCGCGCTTGCGCGCCCGGGCGAGCTTGACCTCTGATTCGAGCGCTTCGAGCTCCAACGCAAGCCTTTCGTACGTTTGCTGCGCGTCCAACACTTCTGGCGTGTCGCCGCCCTTGGGGATTTCCTTCGCCATGCCGCCATCGCCCTCTTCCAGCCAGGCCTCAGGACCCGGCACCACGACCTGATTATGCATGGCGACACTGAATATCCGGCGACGCGGGCCCTTCGGACGCCGGCAAGCGTTGTCCGCCAGGGCGTCGGCCGCGTTCTAACGGCCACGCCGCCGATGCGTACCCAAGCCCCCTATCACTTCCTATCGACAGCCAGAACCGAAGGTCGGCGGGCGCGAGCCCGCACGCCATTTGAGACCATCAACAAGGAGGACAGCGGGCTGGGTCAGGGCAGACAGAAGGTTCCGGAGAAACTGGCTGCGCCAGCACGAGATCTTTAGTGCCACGGGTTTACCCTCCCGGGTGTCCAGATCGGGAAATCCGTTCAGGGCGCAATAACGCATCCTGCGCTTTTGTGAGGGACAGGATGCATGCTCAGAGGTGAATTTCGATGGCAACGTATGACAGCGAACTAGATTGGGACAGCCTGAAACAGGGCCGCCTCGAAGAAGGCAATCACGACGAATTGGGCCTGACCGGGAGTGGCCGCGCCGCTCGGCAAGCCCCGGTTCATCTGCGACTACGCACCCGCCCCGCGCCACGACGGATTGCGCCCCTGCTGAGCAGTGGCGTGGTGACTGGTATTGCCTATCGACCGACCGGTGCCCACGGGGTCGCCCCGTTTCATTTTGCCCATAGCTTCGTCTCCCGCCCTCGAACCTGGACCCGCCCCCGGGCGGTCGAAAAGGGCGAGCGCGTCCAGCTGTTTCCACGCAAGGGCGAGGTCGCTGGCTTACGGGCGATCCCGGAGGCCCGGTATCACGACCGGCATCGGGTCTGGACGATCCCCAAGTCTCATCCCTTCGCGCAGTCGCCGGAGGGCCAAGCGATGCGGAATGGCTTCGCCGGTGTCGCTCATTACCGTCGTCGCGCGGGCCAAGGTGCGGTCCGGCGGACCGACACCGGCCGGGCGTTCCAAAACTACATAGAGCGGACGTACTTGTCTGAAGCCAAGCGCGCCGAAGAGGTTGAAAGCGATGCCAATGGCCCAATCTCGATGGGTACGCTCGGGCCTGCGATCGATGCTCGACGCGCGTTTTGGCACGCTGTCGAAGAGCGCGAACGGCGCAATGACGCGCGGCTGCAATGCCGGATCATCGCCGAGCTTCCCCATTGGCTCGCCCCCGCCGACCGGCGTGAGATTGTCGAACGCCTCGGGGCCGCCTTCGACGAACGTGGCCTTGGCTGGTGGGCAGTCGTGCATCGGCCTGACGTGGCAAAGGGCTCCGACCCGAGAAATTTCCATCTCCACGTCGTCTATCACGATCGGCCCGTCACCCATGTCCGGATCCGGTTCGACGGCACCGCCGACGGCCCTGTTATCGACGGGATCGCCTTTGCCGAGCGTAAGGATCGCGGGGCGCAGGGCGAAGAGTGGGTCGTGGCGCTGAAACGCCGCTATGCCGAGATTGTGAACGACGTCGTGGCGCGATGGGCCACGCGGGAGAACCGAACTGTACCATTTTGGTACTTCCCTGGCACATATGCGGATCTCGGGATCGAGATCGAAGGTCAGCGCCATTTGGGCGCCAAGCGCACGGCGCTCGAGCGGTTCGGCGTGGCGACGCTGGTTGGCAGCGCAAATGCGGACCGTGCGGATCCCGCCGGCGACGCGGCCCTCCAGGACTTCGCAAACCGCCGACGCCGGGCGCGGCTGACTATTCGTTTCGACCAACGAAAAGCGGATGCCATCGATCCCAACACCAAACTCGGGGCTCGGCTGCGCGAGGCGACGGCCGACGCCACCGCCGCCGGGATTACAGCGGCGCACGCCGGCAAATCCTTCTACGAGGCGGTCGCCTTGCGCGAGGACCCGTTGGACGCGCCCGTGGTCCGGGACGCTCTCGCCCGCCTCCCGGCCGAGACCTCGGCGGTGCCGCCAGCACCCACGCGCGAGCTGCGCCTGGAGGTCCGCGTGCGCGGACTCGACCGACTGGCCGCCGCTGAGCCCGAGGGCTCGCCGATCGGCGTTGAACTCGCGCGACGCAAGGCCGAACTACTCGCCTGGGAGGGTGCGGGTTCGCCCGATGCAGCGATCCGTGATCGCCGCCGTCTTGAAGACGCGCTGGCGGCGGCGGCGTGCGACTACGATCGAGCCCTCGCGCGGTTCGAGAAGCATGCCGAGGCGGCCGCCTGGATCGCGATCGCCGCCGACTTGGCGAAAGCCTATGGCGCCTGGCGGCGCTGGTGCGTCGGGTCCGGCCGCGTGGAAGTCCGCACCCTGCCCCCGGGCCTCGATCGGCTGCCCACGCTGTCGGCGTTGCCGACGGGCTGGGAGAGCCAAGTGGCGGTCCCCGCCCCCAAGGCCCGCCGGCGCAACGACGGCATCGACGAGACGGCATGGATCGAGCTTGCGGCGCGGCGGCGAATGGCCGAGTGCGCGGAGCTCGCGCGCATGATGACGCGGAACGGGATTACCGGCGCTCGCCTGGAGGCGACAGTAGCGGCCGAGATCGGTGTTCCGGCCGGCGGGTTGGCGCGGGCATTCGACGCGCTGGCCGAAACGGCCGGCGCCCGCGTACGACGGCTCGCGCGGTCAATCCAACGCGACCGCGGCTGACGCGGTAAGAAATTGGCGTTGTCACCGATGTGAATCGGCATGTCACCGTTGAATTCGCTTGGAAATTCGATGGCGCGCGATCAGCGTTGTCACAGCTCGCGCATGATTCGGCGCGAACTGTGACAATCGGTATGAAAACCACCAGTTTTAACGTGCCGGAAAGAGGATCGTTGTCACAGCTGTGAATGCAGGTTTCTCCGTTGAATTAGCACGAAAATTCGATAGCGCGTGAGTCGCGTTGTCACAGGCGTTTTGATCCGTGCTTTAGCTGTGACAACGCACCATTTTGGACATTGTCGCTAAAGCGACAGAAATGGACGTTGTTTGTGGGGACAAGGCAGCGTTCGTGGATCGAGCGAGGGGCCGGGTAAATGGCCGTAAGACCGGACAATCATCGAAGAAAAGCGTAATCCCGCATCGCGACTGGCGGCTAGACCGGCAAGACGCAACAATGGTCAAATAAGCGGCGTCGAAGTACCGATCGCGTAAATGAAAAGCTGTAGAGGAACAAAAAATTGCGTTGGGTAGCTGCAAGTCAAAAAGCGAATGAGTCCGTCACACTTGAGAAGCGCCTTTGGGATGCCGCCGATCAGTTCCGGGCAAATTCGGGCCTAAAGGCCCAAGAATATTCCGGCCCCATCCTGGGCCTGATCTTCCTGCGCTTCGCCGAGGTGCGCTTTGCCGCCCAGCGCGCCAAGCTCGAAAAGGCCGGCGCCTCGTCGCGCCGCGGCAGCCGCGTCGATGATCCCGCCGCCTATCACGCTGACAATGTCATCTACCTTGCCCCCGAGGCTCGCTTCGACTTTTTGCTGACGCTGCCCGAGGCCGCCGACATCGGCGCCAAGGTCAACGCCGCAATGCGCGAAGTTGAGAAGCAAAATCCACAGCTTGCTGGCGTGTTACCCAAGACCTACAACCTCTTCACCGGCACCCTGTTGAAACAGCTGCTGAAGAAGATCTCCGAGATCCCGGCCACACTCGAATTCGACGCCTTCGGCCGCATCTACGAATATTTCCTCGGCGAATTCGCGATGAGCGAGGGCCAAGGCGGCGGCGAGTTCTACACGCCCGCCAGCATCGTGCAGCTACTCGCCCAGGTGATCGAACCCTTCCACGGCCGCATCCTCGATCCCGCCTGCGGCTCGGGCGGCATGTTCGTACAGTCGGCGCGTTTCGTGGCGGAGCATCATAAGAACCCCGCCGCCGAACTTTCGATTTGCGGCGTGGAAAAAACCGATGAGACGGGCCGCCTCGCCCGCCTCAATCTCGCCGTGCACGGGCTGGAGGGCGATATCCGCCACGGCGGCAACGTCAACAGCTACTATGACGACCCGCATACGGCCACGGGCGCGTTCGACTTCGTGCTCGCCAATCCACCC
This genomic interval from Alphaproteobacteria bacterium contains the following:
- a CDS encoding type II toxin-antitoxin system MqsA family antitoxin, which gives rise to MATKRVPYVRIHPETGETLYRGERAISVEFKGMKRVVRMAGWFPEGGGDGIQWRDDGAAADRALAEMKAEYARGVRMLAQRVVAKISDIQPYGKNSKKSLSDLLTGSPNSFSKYVLGHAIPSHPTMILLKLLDKRPQLVKVIQTIKREMK
- a CDS encoding MobA/MobL family protein, with translation MATYDSELDWDSLKQGRLEEGNHDELGLTGSGRAARQAPVHLRLRTRPAPRRIAPLLSSGVVTGIAYRPTGAHGVAPFHFAHSFVSRPRTWTRPRAVEKGERVQLFPRKGEVAGLRAIPEARYHDRHRVWTIPKSHPFAQSPEGQAMRNGFAGVAHYRRRAGQGAVRRTDTGRAFQNYIERTYLSEAKRAEEVESDANGPISMGTLGPAIDARRAFWHAVEERERRNDARLQCRIIAELPHWLAPADRREIVERLGAAFDERGLGWWAVVHRPDVAKGSDPRNFHLHVVYHDRPVTHVRIRFDGTADGPVIDGIAFAERKDRGAQGEEWVVALKRRYAEIVNDVVARWATRENRTVPFWYFPGTYADLGIEIEGQRHLGAKRTALERFGVATLVGSANADRADPAGDAALQDFANRRRRARLTIRFDQRKADAIDPNTKLGARLREATADATAAGITAAHAGKSFYEAVALREDPLDAPVVRDALARLPAETSAVPPAPTRELRLEVRVRGLDRLAAAEPEGSPIGVELARRKAELLAWEGAGSPDAAIRDRRRLEDALAAAACDYDRALARFEKHAEAAAWIAIAADLAKAYGAWRRWCVGSGRVEVRTLPPGLDRLPTLSALPTGWESQVAVPAPKARRRNDGIDETAWIELAARRRMAECAELARMMTRNGITGARLEATVAAEIGVPAGGLARAFDALAETAGARVRRLARSIQRDRG
- a CDS encoding SAM-dependent DNA methyltransferase, with protein sequence MRWVAASQKANESVTLEKRLWDAADQFRANSGLKAQEYSGPILGLIFLRFAEVRFAAQRAKLEKAGASSRRGSRVDDPAAYHADNVIYLAPEARFDFLLTLPEAADIGAKVNAAMREVEKQNPQLAGVLPKTYNLFTGTLLKQLLKKISEIPATLEFDAFGRIYEYFLGEFAMSEGQGGGEFYTPASIVQLLAQVIEPFHGRILDPACGSGGMFVQSARFVAEHHKNPAAELSICGVEKTDETGRLARLNLAVHGLEGDIRHGGNVNSYYDDPHTATGAFDFVLANPPFNVNAVDKDRLKDMVGASRRFPFGLPKTDNANYLWIQLFYSSLNANGRAGFVMANSASDARSSEQEIRQKLIEARAVDVMVAVGPNMFYTVTLPCTLWFLDRGKAKTKRADSVLFIDARHIYRQVDRAHRDWTQAQIGFIANLVRLYRGEAPDLTVGGEETVAKLKEIFGKKLAYADILGLCKAATLKEIEAQGWSLNPGRYVGVAPGEEVSDEDFKAQLETLNEELETLNAQARKLEKTIATNVAGILEA